AAGCGAACTAGGTAGCTTGAAAAAAATCAGTGCGTGTCAAAAGTGACTAAAATCCCCCGGATAAACAAAAAAGGCTGACACCCGAAGGAATCAGCCTTTTAATATTGTTAGCCAGCTTTAGAAGCCCATGCGGCTATTCTTTGCCATTCTTGCTGGCATCAGTGCTTTTGCTTGGCTTAAGCACGTTATCAATGAGGCCGTATTCCTGGGCCTCGGTTGCACTCAACCAATAATCACGCTCGGAGTCTTCCTGCAGCTGCTCGTACGTTCTGCCAGAATGCTCGGCAAGAATCTCGTAGAGGCGTTTCTTGAGCCACAGAATTTCTCGCGCCTGGATTTCGATATCCGCAGCCGTACCCTGGCTACCACCCGAAGGCTGGTGCAGCATAATACGAGAGTTTGGCAGCGAAGCACGCCGGCCATGTGTACCTGCAGCAAGCAATACAGACCCCATAGACGCCGCAAGGCCCACACAGATGGTGGCAATAGGCGTGGAGATGAACTGCATGGTATCATAAATCGCAAGACCGCTGTACACTACGCCACCGGGGGAGTTGATGTAGATGTTGATATCACGATCCGGATCTTCACTGGCAAGGTAGAGGAGCTGTGCAACCGCAAGGTTGGCAATCTGATCGTTGATCGGCGTACCGATCATAACGATCCGCTGCTTGAGCAGCATACTAAAAATATCATAGGCGCGTTCACCGCGGGTTGTTTGCTCAACAACCATCGGCACAAGGGCGCCAAGGGGCTGTTCCTGGAACGGCCGGCTATAAATTTCGCCTGGGACCTGCAGGCTCTTACTGAACTTCAGAAAATCTTCAACCATAGATCTATTTTGACTTGATAAATAGTTTTTATCCGACCAGCGGTATCAACCTGGTTTATGCTGTTTTAGCATTCAGCAATTATTGCTTGCTATTGTATCGACCGATGCACTGCTTCTCTCAATACGGCTTCTCCGCAATACGCATCTCAAACAATACTTTTACAAACTTGACAGCACCAGACAAATACCGCCCAAATGTTGTTGAAGCAGACGCTAATCTTTAATGGAAATGCGGCAAGAACGTTTCAGCTATAAAAAAACGCCGGAAGACATGCGCGCGAGGCCTGGCTACATTAATATCCTGGAAAAACCCGATGTGCCTCAGGATACAGGATCGGCTTCGTTTTCAGCTTCCATCTGTGCTTCGCGCTTGGCTTTTAATGCTTCCATGTACTCATCTTTATTCAGCTCTTCCAGGGTTACCTGTTCAGCAAGGTAGCCAAACAGCTTTTTGCTGAGGAGTTGTTCGTTGATCATGTCCATGGCGCCTTGCATGCTTTTGTAGTACTGCTCAAACGCGCTTGCTGTCTCTTCACTCCCTCCGCTCACTTCGAGGAAATAAGCTGAGCGGTCTTCATCGGTCACTTCAAGGGATTGCTGTTCAACCATCGTATCACGCATCATTTTCCAGCGCGCTTGCTGTTCTGCGTAATCGCGGTTGGCTGCACTGAAAGAGGCCATATCAAACCCTTCAGGCAGTTCATTGTTGTTTTTCCGCTTGATGTCTTCTACAAAAGAATTGATAAAGATGTCAACCGCTGCATTGGGCACGGGGAAGTCGTGCAGTT
The genomic region above belongs to Bacteroidota bacterium and contains:
- a CDS encoding ATP-dependent Clp protease proteolytic subunit, whose product is MVEDFLKFSKSLQVPGEIYSRPFQEQPLGALVPMVVEQTTRGERAYDIFSMLLKQRIVMIGTPINDQIANLAVAQLLYLASEDPDRDINIYINSPGGVVYSGLAIYDTMQFISTPIATICVGLAASMGSVLLAAGTHGRRASLPNSRIMLHQPSGGSQGTAADIEIQAREILWLKKRLYEILAEHSGRTYEQLQEDSERDYWLSATEAQEYGLIDNVLKPSKSTDASKNGKE